The window GTGTGGCCTCGGCACGTTTTTTATCCGCGGTCGGGTTTTGATTACAAATTGAAAATGAGAGTGAGTTTCGTTACCTGTTATGAACAAGTCTGCACAATCCGTATTCATTGAGTATATGCGGGACAATGGTTTTGCCATGACCCCGCAACGTAAGGTCATCGTTGAAACCTTTTTGGAAACCGAGGGGCATTTTACGGCTGAAAGCCTCTGTGAATTGGTGAAGAATAAAGTGCCTGATGTGGGACAGGCCACGATCTATCGTACCTTGAAGCTCCTGGTGGAGTCGGGATTGGCGGACACCATCGACGGTCTTGATGGGACTGCGCTGTATGAGCACGACTATGGACATTCCCACCACGATCATCTGATTTGCGTACGGTGCAACAAGAAGATCGAGGTGTTTGACGAGGCCATTGAGAAGCGTCAGGAAGAAGTGGCGGAGGAGTATGATTTCAAGCTCACTCGACATCGCATGTATCTCTATGGTGTTTGCTCGGATTGCGCTGAATAAATCTGGATTCAAGTATCATATACAGGAACGCCCCGGTAGTGATCTCTGCCGGGGCGTTCCTGTTTGCGTTAGCGTTCCGTGTCGCGATTTCTGTTCCTTTCCGTATCCACCGGAGGAGTACGGGTCTCTTCTCTGGTATCGTCCTCATAATTCGGGAACATGGATTTCAGGCCGCGTTTCAGAAAATCCTTGGGCTTGTGTTTGCTGTTGATGCCTCGTCTGAATGTCATGTTTTGCTCCTTGGTTAGTTGTCTCGTTGAAAATTGGTTGGTGCCGAACAGATATTGCCGCTGCATTCGCAGCACAGACCGTAGATGATGTTCTGGTATCGAAAGAGAGTGAATCCCTGCTGTCGTGCGGTCTCATGTTGGAGGCACTCGAAGTAGGGGTTTTTGATGGGGGTGGACTTTCCGCAGCGCTCACAGATCATCTGGCAGGACTGATCACCCATGGGTTCGTAGTAGGTTACGCCGTCATTCTGGTGGATGCAGCGTGCGATCCCTGCGTTGTGCAAATGTTTTACGGTTCGATACACCGTTGACCGGCTGATGGTTTCGTCCACGCCCTGAACGTTGCCCAGCAGTTCTTCCGGGCTCATCTTGTCTTCTTCGCTCATGAAAACCTTGAATATCAACAGTCGTTGCTGTGTCAGCTTGAGGTTGTTGAGCGTCAGGTATTGTTTGAACGATTTGAGTGATTCCTGCATTTTTCGATCTTTTTTGCGTCGGTTTATGGCTTGAATTGTTTGAAGTTGACTTTCGTTCTCAATTAAGGGGGCTGATTGTGTCAATTAGAGTGTGTTCTTGAGATTCATGTTCAATTCCGTGTTTTCGTTGACCATGTGACCCTCAAGGCATATC of the Pseudodesulfovibrio sp. zrk46 genome contains:
- a CDS encoding Fur family transcriptional regulator, translated to MQESLKSFKQYLTLNNLKLTQQRLLIFKVFMSEEDKMSPEELLGNVQGVDETISRSTVYRTVKHLHNAGIARCIHQNDGVTYYEPMGDQSCQMICERCGKSTPIKNPYFECLQHETARQQGFTLFRYQNIIYGLCCECSGNICSAPTNFQRDN
- a CDS encoding transcriptional repressor, with product MNKSAQSVFIEYMRDNGFAMTPQRKVIVETFLETEGHFTAESLCELVKNKVPDVGQATIYRTLKLLVESGLADTIDGLDGTALYEHDYGHSHHDHLICVRCNKKIEVFDEAIEKRQEEVAEEYDFKLTRHRMYLYGVCSDCAE